The following are encoded in a window of Prochlorococcus marinus CUG1417 genomic DNA:
- a CDS encoding form I ribulose bisphosphate carboxylase large subunit encodes MSKKYDAGVKEYRDTYWTPEYVPLDTDLLACFKCTGQEGVPREEVAAAVAAESSTGTWSTVWSELLTDLEFYKGRCYRIEDVPGDPEAFYAFIAYPLDLFEEGSITNVLTSLVGNVFGFKALRHLRLEDIRFPIAFIKTCGGPPNGIVVERDRLNKYGRPLLGCTIKPKLGLSGKNYGRVVYECLRGGLDLTKDDENINSQPFQRWRERFEFVAEAVKLAQQETGEVKGHYLNCTANTPEELYERAEFAKELDMPIIMHDYITGGFTANTGLANWCRKNGMLLHIHRAMHAVIDRHPKHGIHFRVLAKCLRLSGGDQLHTGTVVGKLEGDRQTTLGYIDNLRESFVPEDRSRGNFFDQDWGSMPGVFAVASGGIHVWHMPALLAIFGDDSCLQFGGGTHGHPWGSAAGAAANRVALEACVKARNAGREIEKESRDILMEAAKHSPELAIALETWKEIKFEFDTVDKLDVQG; translated from the coding sequence ATGAGTAAGAAGTATGATGCAGGGGTAAAGGAGTACAGAGATACCTACTGGACTCCTGAATATGTACCCCTAGACACCGATTTACTAGCCTGTTTCAAATGTACAGGTCAAGAAGGTGTTCCAAGAGAAGAAGTTGCAGCAGCTGTTGCCGCTGAATCTTCAACAGGTACTTGGTCAACAGTTTGGTCCGAGTTACTGACAGATTTAGAATTTTATAAGGGACGTTGTTATCGAATCGAAGACGTTCCTGGAGATCCTGAAGCTTTTTATGCTTTTATTGCATATCCTTTAGATCTTTTTGAAGAAGGTTCTATTACAAACGTATTAACATCTCTAGTAGGAAACGTTTTTGGATTTAAAGCTTTAAGACACTTACGTCTAGAAGATATTAGATTTCCAATCGCTTTCATCAAAACTTGCGGTGGTCCACCAAATGGAATCGTAGTTGAAAGAGATCGTTTAAACAAATACGGAAGACCTCTACTTGGTTGTACCATTAAACCTAAATTAGGATTATCTGGTAAAAACTATGGTCGAGTTGTATATGAGTGTCTTAGAGGTGGTCTTGATTTAACGAAGGATGATGAGAATATAAATTCTCAACCATTCCAGCGTTGGAGAGAAAGATTTGAGTTTGTTGCAGAAGCAGTTAAGCTTGCTCAGCAAGAAACTGGAGAAGTTAAAGGTCACTACCTAAACTGTACTGCCAACACTCCTGAAGAACTCTACGAAAGAGCTGAATTTGCAAAAGAGCTAGATATGCCAATCATCATGCATGATTATATAACTGGCGGTTTTACTGCAAATACTGGATTAGCAAACTGGTGTCGTAAAAATGGCATGCTTCTACATATTCATAGAGCGATGCATGCTGTTATTGATAGACATCCAAAACACGGTATCCATTTCAGGGTTCTAGCAAAATGTTTGAGACTCTCCGGAGGAGATCAATTACATACTGGAACTGTTGTTGGAAAACTAGAGGGTGATCGTCAAACAACTCTTGGTTATATTGATAACTTAAGAGAGTCATTTGTTCCCGAAGATAGATCAAGAGGTAACTTCTTTGATCAAGATTGGGGTTCAATGCCAGGAGTATTTGCTGTCGCATCAGGTGGTATTCATGTATGGCATATGCCTGCACTACTTGCGATTTTTGGAGATGATTCTTGTCTTCAGTTTGGTGGAGGAACACATGGCCATCCATGGGGTTCAGCTGCTGGAGCTGCAGCCAACAGAGTTGCTTTAGAAGCTTGTGTGAAAGCACGTAATGCTGGTCGCGAAATCGAAAAAGAGAGTAGAGACATTCTTATGGAAGCTGCTAAACACAGTCCTGAACTAGCTATCGCTCTCGAAACTTGGAAGGAAATTAAGTTTGAATTTGACACCGTCGACAAACTAGACGTTCAAGGTTAA
- a CDS encoding ribulose bisphosphate carboxylase small subunit, whose product MPFQSTVGDYQTVATLETFGFLPPMTQEEIYDQIAYIIAQGWSPVIEHVHPSGSMQTYWSYWKLPFFGEKDLNLVVSELEACHRAYPDHHVRIIGYDAYTQSQGTAFVVFQGR is encoded by the coding sequence ATGCCTTTCCAGAGCACAGTAGGCGACTATCAAACAGTTGCAACCCTGGAAACATTCGGTTTCTTACCACCGATGACCCAGGAGGAAATATACGATCAAATTGCATACATTATTGCTCAAGGCTGGAGTCCTGTTATTGAGCATGTGCATCCTAGTGGAAGTATGCAAACTTATTGGTCTTATTGGAAGCTCCCATTCTTTGGGGAAAAAGATCTTAACTTGGTTGTAAGTGAATTAGAGGCATGTCATAGAGCATACCCTGATCACCATGTAAGAATCATCGGATACGATGCTTACACTCAAAGCCAAGGAACAGCTTTTGTAGTTTTCCAAGGACGTTAA
- the csoS2 gene encoding carboxysome assembly protein CsoS2, with protein MSKKTSREIALERRKAMSDSGKKAAAYSSTTKDRVRSSQDIQIPGTQSSPDNQNISKPATKHIPKNQVNRKPSSANLSSKELVIERRKAMSTHGKSAVTSSDRTRTEVKKESPVKTVITTTSKNSEVQNSHNTEIKTSKPNAKRRINQKRKPITNTSRDIVLARREAQSKHGKSATKQNTSAASLARRGDPDLSSREISQRVRELRSKTGATGKKGNGKCRPCGPNKNGAKQNIADASWKVGKSETDSGQIVTGTQANRSVKTTGNEASTCRTVTGTQYMGAEVIDQFCQDRPSYQQPLRSTVTSTTSGNKVTGNEVGRSERVTGDEPGTCKNLTGTEYVSANQSQKYCGDVPKNPSKVKHSTTTDGLKVSGSLPGRSTLVTGDESGSGHQLTGDQYLGSEPNPKGKAFEKVGSYNTLNGNNVTGTGVGRSDHMTGNEHGSCKNVTGDEYIGSQQYEKFCGSKPKPEARKVGLSLSSKSNLISGTMTGRSKIVTGDEPGSCKVLTGTPYAGLDQINDNCSTEISEDMKSRSTVNSGNNSNARLTGQQPGIGGVMTGAKKGACKNLTGTPYVGGDQFSQACDNSPHDTAYANPEKSAGNSWNEFSVKSPSRDKYSEKNTQGVTGNEYENGSKVTGPFDMAVDKVTGTEKFRFEPNKNITYKQKMEIEEADRAAKTPEKRVSSRITGEGQSVGNVTGDDWDRGDKVTGTEGASSRKRNPSRAGLMSAMPPMEVKRNEETEKPDFLITGSSGNTREGQLITFSGGARG; from the coding sequence ATGTCAAAAAAAACCAGTAGAGAGATTGCACTAGAAAGAAGAAAGGCGATGAGTGATAGCGGTAAAAAAGCTGCTGCTTATTCTTCAACTACGAAAGATAGAGTTCGATCTTCTCAAGATATACAAATTCCTGGGACTCAGTCTTCTCCTGATAATCAAAATATTTCTAAACCAGCTACAAAACATATTCCAAAAAATCAGGTAAATAGAAAGCCCTCTTCAGCAAATTTATCTAGTAAAGAGTTAGTAATAGAGAGAAGAAAAGCAATGTCTACCCATGGGAAATCGGCAGTAACTTCATCCGATAGAACTCGTACTGAGGTTAAAAAAGAAAGTCCTGTAAAGACAGTTATAACTACAACAAGCAAAAATTCAGAAGTTCAAAATTCACATAATACAGAAATTAAAACATCAAAACCAAACGCTAAAAGAAGAATTAATCAGAAGCGAAAGCCTATTACTAATACAAGCAGAGATATCGTTTTAGCGAGAAGAGAAGCTCAATCTAAGCATGGTAAATCAGCAACTAAACAAAATACCAGTGCGGCTTCTCTAGCTAGAAGGGGAGACCCAGATTTAAGTAGTAGAGAGATTTCTCAGAGAGTGAGAGAGCTAAGAAGTAAAACTGGTGCCACAGGTAAAAAAGGTAATGGTAAATGTAGGCCATGCGGTCCAAATAAAAATGGCGCTAAACAAAATATTGCTGATGCTAGCTGGAAAGTTGGCAAAAGTGAAACTGACTCAGGTCAAATAGTTACTGGAACACAAGCTAATAGATCTGTAAAAACTACAGGTAATGAAGCAAGTACATGCAGAACAGTCACCGGTACTCAATATATGGGAGCAGAAGTAATTGATCAATTTTGTCAAGATAGACCAAGTTATCAACAACCACTTAGATCTACTGTTACCTCTACCACATCAGGTAATAAAGTAACTGGAAATGAAGTCGGTAGATCTGAGAGGGTCACGGGCGATGAGCCTGGGACTTGCAAAAACCTTACAGGCACTGAATATGTATCGGCTAATCAATCACAGAAGTATTGTGGTGATGTTCCAAAAAATCCCTCAAAAGTGAAACATAGTACTACAACTGATGGATTAAAAGTATCTGGATCACTCCCTGGTAGATCAACTCTGGTTACTGGAGATGAATCAGGTTCTGGACATCAGTTAACTGGAGATCAATATCTTGGCTCAGAGCCAAATCCAAAAGGTAAAGCATTTGAAAAAGTAGGTAGTTACAACACTCTTAATGGGAATAATGTAACTGGTACAGGTGTAGGAAGATCAGACCATATGACAGGCAATGAACATGGGAGTTGCAAGAATGTAACTGGTGATGAGTATATAGGATCTCAACAATATGAGAAGTTTTGCGGTTCAAAACCAAAACCAGAAGCTAGAAAAGTAGGTTTAAGCCTTTCTTCAAAGTCAAATTTAATAAGCGGGACTATGACAGGAAGATCAAAAATAGTAACTGGAGATGAACCAGGTTCATGCAAAGTGCTAACAGGAACACCATACGCAGGCTTAGATCAGATTAATGATAATTGTAGTACCGAGATTTCTGAAGATATGAAATCCCGATCAACAGTTAATTCTGGAAATAATTCAAATGCCAGACTTACAGGACAACAACCAGGAATTGGCGGAGTAATGACAGGTGCTAAGAAAGGTGCTTGTAAAAACCTAACAGGGACTCCTTATGTTGGTGGAGATCAGTTCTCTCAAGCTTGTGATAATTCTCCACATGATACTGCTTATGCGAATCCGGAAAAGTCAGCAGGTAACTCTTGGAATGAATTCTCTGTTAAATCACCATCAAGAGACAAATATTCTGAAAAAAATACTCAAGGTGTTACCGGTAATGAATATGAAAATGGTTCAAAGGTAACAGGACCTTTTGATATGGCTGTTGATAAGGTGACTGGCACTGAAAAATTTAGATTTGAACCGAATAAAAATATTACTTATAAACAAAAAATGGAAATCGAAGAGGCCGACCGTGCTGCAAAGACACCAGAAAAAAGAGTCTCATCAAGAATTACTGGTGAAGGACAATCAGTAGGAAATGTAACTGGTGATGATTGGGATCGCGGTGATAAGGTAACGGGTACAGAGGGAGCTTCTTCTAGAAAGCGAAATCCTTCAAGAGCAGGATTGATGAGCGCAATGCCTCCTATGGAAGTTAAAAGAAATGAGGAAACAGAAAAACCAGATTTCTTGATAACTGGATCAAGTGGTAATACTCGTGAAGGACAACTTATTACCTTTTCAGGTGGTGCAAGAGGTTAA
- a CDS encoding carboxysome shell carbonic anhydrase, with the protein MPLRGLAKAKNFTLGPTAPMKTFTENIQIQTKKSNNFRNSGKSHKLTNNIQNENLFRYESKIKSDFDEIVPTLKEIARIQHHEDFITKAQVISRKNLGIDLPLHVLDKSWVKPLDMRALYAWCAFKQHEKLSDNFFNNDPLEGASGSRGAEDFEKFLLDCGIHLLDITPCSDGRLAHSVAYVMRIPFSSVRRRSHAGALFDIENTVNRWVKTEHKRYRENVPNEAHKDTRYLKVVTYHFSSVDPFHQGCAAHGSNDELAAAEGRNKLYAFKEAVENSFCCGASVDLMLIGLDTDTDSLKIHLSTIDGGIDLEKTISTLEIYNSTINFSKEDAEREICQIISNQSSKDKLSGLEKFTYKLIVNNISQIDYVKSFHNGSYEDIGHAERFIGVGIGFKEVHLRNLTYFAHLDTVEEGAPDLDVGVKIFTGLNVSQDLPIPVVIRFDYSGKVPGAKERAIKDCERVNNAISIRYKNLVDQGLLHTCSTIRDRDNIHSAQIIGMSLDKKTEEAH; encoded by the coding sequence ATGCCTTTAAGAGGACTGGCTAAAGCCAAGAACTTCACATTGGGGCCAACAGCTCCAATGAAAACTTTTACTGAAAATATCCAGATACAAACTAAAAAATCAAATAATTTCCGAAATTCTGGAAAGTCTCATAAATTAACTAATAATATCCAAAATGAAAATCTATTTAGGTACGAAAGCAAAATAAAAAGTGATTTTGACGAAATTGTTCCAACCCTAAAGGAAATTGCTCGAATACAACATCATGAAGATTTTATAACTAAAGCTCAGGTAATATCAAGAAAAAATTTAGGAATAGATCTGCCCCTTCATGTGCTAGATAAATCTTGGGTTAAACCTCTTGATATGAGAGCTCTATATGCATGGTGTGCTTTTAAACAACATGAGAAACTTAGTGATAATTTTTTTAATAATGATCCACTTGAAGGTGCTTCAGGAAGTAGAGGTGCGGAAGATTTTGAAAAATTTCTTTTAGATTGTGGAATACATTTACTTGATATAACTCCTTGTTCAGATGGGCGATTAGCTCATTCTGTAGCATATGTAATGAGAATACCTTTTAGTTCAGTAAGAAGAAGATCTCATGCTGGTGCACTTTTTGATATTGAAAATACAGTAAATAGATGGGTAAAAACTGAACACAAAAGATATAGGGAGAATGTTCCTAATGAAGCGCATAAAGATACCAGGTACTTAAAAGTTGTAACTTATCATTTTAGTTCTGTAGATCCTTTTCATCAGGGATGCGCAGCTCATGGGAGTAATGACGAGTTAGCTGCAGCAGAAGGTAGAAATAAATTATATGCTTTCAAAGAGGCAGTAGAGAATAGCTTTTGCTGCGGAGCTTCTGTGGATTTAATGTTAATTGGACTGGATACAGACACTGATTCATTAAAAATACATTTATCAACTATCGATGGCGGTATAGATTTAGAAAAAACTATTTCTACATTAGAAATTTATAATTCAACAATAAATTTTTCAAAAGAGGATGCAGAAAGAGAAATTTGCCAGATAATTTCTAATCAATCTTCAAAAGATAAACTGAGTGGACTAGAAAAATTTACGTATAAATTAATTGTTAATAATATTTCTCAAATTGACTATGTCAAAAGTTTTCATAACGGTTCTTATGAAGATATTGGTCATGCAGAGAGGTTTATTGGAGTTGGTATAGGTTTTAAAGAAGTACATCTCAGAAATTTAACTTATTTTGCTCATCTAGATACAGTCGAAGAAGGGGCACCAGATTTAGATGTAGGAGTTAAGATTTTTACTGGATTAAATGTTTCTCAAGATCTACCCATTCCGGTAGTAATAAGATTTGATTACTCTGGCAAAGTACCCGGCGCAAAAGAGAGAGCAATAAAAGATTGTGAAAGAGTTAATAATGCGATATCAATTAGATATAAAAATTTAGTTGATCAAGGTTTGTTACATACTTGCTCTACTATTAGAGATAGGGACAACATTCATTCCGCCCAAATTATTGGAATGTCTTTAGATAAAAAAACAGAGGAGGCTCACTAA
- a CDS encoding carboxysome peptide A, which produces MLICKVVKPLVSTNRIPGFEHKHLQVVLDGSSNKVAVDAVGCKPGDWVICVGSSAAREAAGSKSYPSDLTIVGIIDHWDPDKS; this is translated from the coding sequence ATGTTAATTTGCAAGGTTGTAAAACCACTTGTTTCTACCAATAGGATTCCAGGTTTTGAACATAAACATCTGCAGGTTGTATTAGATGGTTCCTCTAATAAAGTTGCAGTTGATGCTGTTGGCTGTAAGCCAGGAGATTGGGTTATTTGTGTCGGAAGTTCTGCTGCTAGGGAAGCAGCAGGAAGCAAATCTTATCCAAGCGATTTAACGATTGTTGGAATAATTGATCATTGGGATCCAGACAAGTCATAA
- a CDS encoding carboxysome peptide B — MEIMKVLGRMVCTQRVAGLGHMNLRILENNKGKKLVAVDPVGAREGNWVFTSSGSAARFACPNPEVQTDLTIGGIIDYWESD; from the coding sequence GTGGAAATTATGAAGGTATTAGGAAGGATGGTATGCACTCAAAGAGTGGCTGGCTTAGGTCATATGAATTTACGAATTTTAGAAAATAATAAAGGAAAGAAATTAGTTGCTGTTGATCCTGTTGGAGCCAGAGAAGGTAACTGGGTTTTTACTTCTAGCGGCTCTGCAGCTAGATTTGCGTGCCCTAATCCAGAAGTTCAAACCGATTTAACAATTGGCGGTATTATTGATTATTGGGAAAGTGATTAA
- a CDS encoding 4a-hydroxytetrahydrobiopterin dehydratase, with product MWDKRESPLRIEKRFEFEQYSKISKFMGKIEKLCEERHIYPNISFGKNFVSLSIFLDNKEISDIEKDFSKDVDKFYLED from the coding sequence ATGTGGGATAAAAGAGAATCACCTTTGAGGATTGAAAAAAGATTTGAATTTGAGCAATACTCAAAAATCAGTAAATTCATGGGGAAAATTGAGAAATTATGTGAAGAAAGGCATATCTATCCAAATATCAGCTTCGGTAAAAATTTTGTAAGTCTCTCAATATTTTTAGATAATAAAGAAATATCAGATATAGAAAAAGACTTTTCAAAGGATGTTGATAAATTTTATTTAGAAGATTAG
- a CDS encoding DUF3136 domain-containing protein, with amino-acid sequence MSAAKLNIDELEAGYPLFCKALRLLILKGNSVKDIEKTVCWGHLETLNRCLPGRYKAPTYLMALIKRDIAKPSNY; translated from the coding sequence ATGTCAGCAGCAAAGCTTAATATAGATGAACTTGAAGCAGGTTATCCTTTATTTTGCAAAGCTCTTAGACTATTAATTTTAAAAGGTAACTCAGTTAAAGATATAGAAAAGACAGTGTGTTGGGGGCATCTTGAAACTTTAAATAGATGTCTACCTGGTAGATATAAAGCTCCCACATATTTAATGGCTTTAATCAAAAGAGATATTGCGAAGCCAAGTAATTATTAA
- a CDS encoding Rid family detoxifying hydrolase: MSPKQVIKTSNAPDPVGPYNQAIKAGDFIYCSGQIAIDPALNEITCLGDIEKETVQVLKNLAAVLKAGGARIEDVIKTTIYLTDLSNFQIVNKIYSDFFNINNPPARACVEVSSLPKGVLVEIDCVAFLD, encoded by the coding sequence ATGTCTCCCAAACAAGTAATTAAAACATCAAATGCTCCAGATCCAGTCGGACCTTATAATCAAGCAATAAAAGCTGGAGATTTTATCTATTGTTCTGGTCAAATTGCTATAGACCCAGCTTTAAATGAAATAACATGTCTAGGTGATATCGAGAAGGAAACTGTTCAAGTTTTAAAAAATCTCGCAGCAGTTCTTAAAGCTGGTGGAGCAAGAATAGAGGATGTAATAAAAACGACTATTTACTTAACCGACTTAAGTAATTTTCAAATTGTCAATAAAATATACAGTGATTTTTTTAATATAAATAATCCACCAGCAAGGGCCTGTGTGGAAGTTTCATCTCTACCAAAAGGAGTTTTAGTTGAGATAGATTGCGTGGCATTTTTAGATTAG
- the gloB gene encoding hydroxyacylglutathione hydrolase, whose product MELNKARNIIGLRVLSDNVIWLWVKNKSVVVVDPSVHEPVIRYIDENNFHLKAILQTHHHSDHIGGTKSLIERWPNVKVIASSKEKKRIPFQNVSVEDGETLNILGEEVKIIEVLGHTSSHIAFFLNGKNPVLFIGDTLFSGGCGRIFEGTYQQMYTSLERIKSLPKNTLVYCAHEYTKSNILWALNLKPKDQDIKNKLSEVEKKLSHNELTIPFLLDEEMKINLFLRAKNLEEFTFLRANKDLWV is encoded by the coding sequence ATGGAATTAAATAAAGCTCGAAATATAATAGGACTCAGAGTTTTAAGTGATAACGTCATTTGGTTATGGGTAAAAAATAAATCCGTTGTTGTTGTTGACCCATCTGTACACGAACCAGTAATTAGATATATAGATGAAAATAATTTTCACTTAAAAGCTATTTTGCAAACTCATCATCATTCAGACCATATTGGGGGGACTAAGTCCCTTATTGAAAGATGGCCTAATGTAAAGGTAATTGCTTCCTCCAAAGAAAAAAAGCGAATACCTTTTCAAAATGTATCTGTAGAGGATGGTGAAACTTTAAATATTTTAGGTGAAGAAGTAAAAATAATTGAAGTATTAGGGCATACAAGCTCACATATTGCCTTCTTTTTGAATGGTAAAAATCCTGTTCTTTTTATTGGTGATACATTATTTTCTGGAGGTTGTGGAAGAATTTTCGAAGGAACTTATCAACAAATGTATACTTCACTAGAAAGAATCAAATCTTTACCAAAGAATACCCTTGTATATTGTGCACATGAATATACTAAATCAAATATATTATGGGCATTGAATCTCAAGCCTAAAGATCAAGATATAAAAAATAAACTTTCAGAAGTTGAAAAAAAACTTTCTCATAATGAATTGACAATTCCATTTTTACTTGATGAAGAGATGAAAATAAACCTTTTCTTAAGAGCAAAAAATTTAGAAGAATTTACTTTTTTAAGAGCAAATAAAGATTTATGGGTTTAA
- the hisG gene encoding ATP phosphoribosyltransferase produces the protein MFTIALPKGALLKDSISTFKKVGLDFSDALDENNRSLTFESSCKRAKALLVRNGDVPVYVSYGQADLGIVGYDVLRESELTVARLLDLGFGGCNMSLAVKKNSNYSKPTDLPANCKVASKFVKTARSYFDELNIPVEIVHLTGSVELGPITGMAEAIVDLVATGKTLKENGLIKIDDIFYSTARLIGNPLSMRLDDNHLRDTILSIESNNAL, from the coding sequence ATGTTTACTATAGCTTTACCAAAAGGAGCTCTGTTAAAAGATTCAATTTCTACTTTTAAAAAAGTTGGGTTAGATTTCTCTGACGCGTTGGACGAAAATAATAGATCATTAACTTTTGAATCAAGTTGCAAAAGGGCTAAAGCTTTATTAGTAAGAAATGGAGACGTTCCTGTTTATGTAAGTTATGGTCAGGCTGATTTGGGTATTGTTGGGTATGACGTTTTACGAGAATCTGAATTAACAGTCGCAAGATTACTCGATTTAGGATTTGGGGGTTGTAATATGTCGTTGGCGGTTAAGAAAAATAGCAATTATTCAAAACCAACTGATCTTCCAGCGAATTGTAAAGTGGCAAGTAAATTTGTAAAAACAGCAAGATCTTATTTTGATGAATTAAATATTCCTGTAGAAATAGTTCATTTGACAGGATCAGTCGAACTTGGTCCTATTACAGGTATGGCAGAGGCAATAGTTGATTTGGTGGCAACCGGAAAAACTCTTAAAGAGAATGGTTTAATTAAAATAGATGATATTTTCTACTCTACTGCAAGACTAATTGGCAATCCTTTATCTATGAGATTGGATGATAATCATCTCAGAGATACAATTTTATCAATAGAATCAAATAATGCTTTATAG
- a CDS encoding ABC transporter ATP-binding protein, producing MFFKDFRRIKKLGKYLTKDKKTIYLILIVLLPVSFSGAIQPLLVGQAITILKNETTDVWLSKTFFGQSINAIVLTLFITVLFRLVLQGYQTYNIQAVGQRLTARIRRELFDHSISLSLKYHDKMPVGKLLTRLTNDVDALAEVFGSGAVGVIADFVSLIVISLTMLSIDRGLAILLLLTQIPVSYFIIWLQKRYRRANYQVREELSQLNSDFQENLQGLEVVQMFRREAFNSKKFSNTGVAYKKAVNGTIFYDSSISAFIEWISLAAVSLVLAVGGYLVTSGNIGLGTLTTFILYSQRLFEPLRQLAERFTQIQGGLTAVERINELLDEEILIKDSISAKHFLENSKNANKKFKGKIEFKNVNFFYNEGEHIIKNLSFIINPGQHVAFVGPTGSGKTTIIRLLCRLYEPQSGQILIDDIDIKDIPIATLRNMLGVVLQDTFIFSGNVADNLKLNSNVDNLELENLCNELGLDNLLKKLPEGLNTLLRERGGNLSSGERQLLSVARVAIRNPVVLIMDEATAFMDPSTEATLQKDLERILSKRTALVIAHRLATIESSDKILVLRGGSLVEEGTHSELRLKRGLYFQLSELQQKGFANF from the coding sequence ATGTTTTTTAAAGATTTTAGAAGGATTAAAAAGTTAGGTAAATATTTAACTAAAGATAAAAAAACGATATATCTAATCTTGATAGTTTTGTTACCTGTTTCTTTCTCTGGAGCTATTCAACCATTATTAGTTGGTCAAGCAATTACCATTCTCAAGAACGAAACTACTGATGTCTGGTTAAGTAAAACTTTCTTTGGGCAGTCAATAAATGCAATAGTCCTAACTTTATTTATTACTGTTCTTTTTAGATTAGTTCTGCAGGGATACCAAACTTACAATATCCAAGCAGTGGGGCAACGTTTGACAGCAAGAATAAGAAGAGAACTTTTTGATCATTCAATATCTTTATCTCTTAAGTATCACGATAAAATGCCTGTAGGAAAATTATTAACGCGATTAACAAATGATGTCGATGCTTTAGCTGAGGTTTTTGGTAGTGGGGCAGTTGGAGTCATTGCTGACTTCGTCAGTCTGATAGTAATTTCTTTGACAATGCTGTCAATTGATCGAGGACTTGCCATTTTATTACTTTTGACTCAAATCCCAGTCTCATATTTCATTATTTGGCTTCAAAAACGTTATAGAAGAGCTAATTATCAAGTAAGGGAAGAATTGTCTCAACTCAATTCTGATTTTCAGGAGAATCTTCAAGGTCTAGAAGTGGTTCAGATGTTCAGAAGAGAGGCTTTCAATAGCAAGAAATTTTCCAATACTGGAGTTGCTTATAAGAAAGCAGTAAATGGAACAATATTTTATGACAGTAGTATTTCAGCATTTATAGAATGGATTTCTCTTGCCGCGGTTTCCTTGGTTTTGGCAGTTGGAGGATATCTTGTTACCTCTGGAAATATTGGTTTAGGAACATTAACAACTTTTATTTTATATTCCCAAAGACTTTTTGAACCTTTAAGACAGCTTGCAGAAAGATTTACTCAGATACAAGGAGGTTTAACAGCTGTAGAAAGAATAAATGAATTATTGGATGAAGAAATACTAATTAAGGACTCTATTTCCGCAAAACATTTTTTAGAAAATTCTAAAAATGCAAATAAGAAATTTAAGGGGAAAATTGAGTTCAAGAACGTTAATTTTTTCTATAACGAAGGAGAACATATCATAAAGAATTTATCTTTCATAATCAATCCGGGACAGCATGTGGCTTTTGTAGGGCCAACTGGTTCAGGTAAAACTACCATAATAAGACTTTTGTGTAGATTATATGAACCTCAATCAGGCCAAATTTTAATAGATGATATAGATATAAAAGATATTCCTATTGCAACTCTTAGAAATATGTTGGGAGTAGTTTTGCAAGATACCTTTATCTTTAGTGGAAATGTCGCAGATAATTTGAAACTTAATTCGAATGTAGACAATCTTGAACTAGAAAATCTTTGTAACGAATTAGGTTTAGATAATTTGTTGAAAAAATTACCAGAAGGTTTGAACACCTTACTAAGAGAAAGAGGGGGGAATCTCTCGTCTGGTGAGAGACAACTCCTTTCAGTAGCTCGAGTAGCGATTAGAAATCCTGTTGTTTTAATAATGGACGAAGCAACAGCTTTTATGGATCCCTCTACAGAGGCTACTTTGCAGAAAGATCTTGAGAGAATCCTGTCAAAAAGAACAGCATTAGTAATCGCTCACAGATTAGCAACTATTGAAAGTTCTGATAAGATTTTAGTCTTAAGAGGGGGATCATTAGTTGAAGAGGGAACACATAGTGAATTGAGACTGAAAAGGGGTTTATATTTTCAGCTCTCTGAGCTTCAACAAAAAGGATTCGCGAATTTTTAA